Proteins from one Bos indicus x Bos taurus breed Angus x Brahman F1 hybrid chromosome 19, Bos_hybrid_MaternalHap_v2.0, whole genome shotgun sequence genomic window:
- the SLC25A11 gene encoding mitochondrial 2-oxoglutarate/malate carrier protein: MAATASPGASGMDGKPRTSPKSVKFLFGGLAGMGATVFVQPLDLVKNRMQLSGEGAKTREYKTSFHALISILRAEGLRGIYTGLSAGLLRQATYTTTRLGIYTVLFERLTGADGTPPGFLLKAVIGMTAGATGAFVGTPAEVALIRMTADGRLPVDQRRGYKNVFNALFRIVQEEGVPTLWRGCIPTMARAVVVNAAQLASYSQSKQFLLDSGYFSDNILCHFCASMISGLVTTAASMPVDIVKTRIQNMRMIDGKPEYKNGLDVLVKVVRYEGFFSLWKGFTPYYARLGPHTVLTFIFLEQMNKAYKRLFLSG, translated from the exons ATGGCGGCGACGGCGAGTCCCGGGGCTTCTGGGATGGACGGGAAGCCCCGTACCTCCCCTAAGTCCGTCAAGTTCCTGTTTGGGGGCCTGGCCGG GATGGGAGCTACAGTTTTTGTGCAGCCCTTGGACCTGGTGAAGAACCGGATGCAGCTGAGTGGGGAAGGAGCCAAGACACGAGAGTACAAAACCAGCTTCCATGCCCTCATCAGCATCCTGAGGGCAGAAGGGCTTAGGGGCATTTACACCGG GCTATCAGCTGGCCTGTTGCGCCAGGCCACCTACACTACTACTCGTCTTGGTATCTATACTGTGCTGTTTGAGCGCCTGACTGGGGCTGATGGTACACCCCCTGGCTTTCTGCTGAAGGCTGTGATTGGCATGACTGCAGGTGCAACTGGTGCCTTTGTGGGAACACCAGCTGAAGTGGCTCTTATCCGCATGACCGCTGATGGCCG GCTTCCAGTTGACCAGCGTCGTGGCTACAAAAACGTGTTTAATGCCCTGTTTCGAATTGTCCAGGAAGAGGGGGTCCCCACACTATGGAGG GGCTGCATCCCTACCATGGCTCGGGCTGTCGTCGTCAACGCTGCCCAGCTTGCCTCCTACTCCCAGTCCAAGCAGTTTTTACTGGACTCAG GCTACTTCTCTGACAACATCCTGTGCCACTTCTGTGCTAGCATGATCAGTGGCCTGGTCACCACTGCTGCCTCCATGCCCGTGGACATTGTCAAGACCCG GATCCAGAACATGCGGATGATTGACGGGAAGCCAGAATACAAGAATGGGCTG GATGTGCTGGTGAAGGTCGTGCGCTACGAGGGCTTCTTCAGCCTGTGGAAGGGCTTTACACCATACTATGCCCGCCTGGGCCCCCACACTGTCCTCACTTTCATCTTCTTGGAGCAGATGAACAAGGCCTACAAGCGTCTCTTCCTCAGTGGCTGA
- the GP1BA gene encoding platelet glycoprotein Ib alpha chain, whose protein sequence is MEAVPGFWEPISGCHFLPIPTLFLPLTRPSLELEDRRTKSHPGRSSVSPEVLLPVTMPLLLLLLLLPSPSHPVPICEVGNKDSQVEVNCENKGLKAPPPDLPADTAILHLGENPLGTFSMASVLNLSQLTELFLGKSQLTSLQADAKLPRLEVLNLAHNKLRSLPKLGRALPVLSILDVSFNELTSLPSDTLHGLSRLQELYLRGNQLRTLPPELLVPTPHLKKLSLAENDLQELPPELLKGLEELDTLYLQKNRLRTIPTDFFGMLLLPYAFFHNNSWSCDCGILYFSRWLQDNPSNVYVWEEDVDIKAMTPDVKSVRCVNMNGMYVYNFLGDGCNIPGDRDNLEYDEYEDKDEQEVSVVNTVSSLSSHTTHWDLLYLTSPTSPGSQVSSLPPVKKLTTTPITIDSITSSKTLNPTTEPPTTPTTPESTTPTTPEPTIPTTPEPTTPTTPEPTTPTTPEPTTPTTPEPTTPTTPEPTTPTTPEPTIPTTPEPITPTTPEPTTPTTPEPTTPTTPEPTTPTTLEPTTPTTPEPISETLQPTIFLTSTESISLPTILESTITIISESDNPWKVQGLASSSNNPVLSSDSCCLFLGFYILGLLWLLVASVILILLLCWVQQVKPWALATATHTAHLELQRGRQVMVHRAWLLFFQGLLPTFRSSLFLWVRPNGRMGPLQAGRRPSALSLGRGGDLLGTVGVRYSGHSL, encoded by the exons ATGGAGGCTGTTCCCGGGTTCTGGGAGCCCATatcaggctgccatttcctccccatCCCTACCCTCTTCCTGCCCCTAACCAGGCCCTCCCTGGAGCTGGAAGACAGAAGGACCAAGTCACACCCTGGAAGAAGCTCTGTGTCTCCGGAGGTTCTTCTGCCG GTCACCatgcccctcctcctcttgctgctcctgctgccaAGCCCTTCACACCCTGTCCCCATCTGTGAAGTCGGCAACAAGGACAGCCAGGTAGAAGTGAACTGTGAAAATAAGGGACTGAAGGCACCGCCTCCAGACCTGCCGGCGGACACcgccatcctccacctgggtgagAACCCCCTGGGCACTTTCTCCATGGCATCCGTGTTGAATCTGTCCCAGCTCACTGAGCTGTTCCTGGGTAAGAGCCAGCTGACCAGCCTGCAGGCAGATGCGAAACTGCCACGGCTGGAGGTCCTGAATCTAGCCCACAATAAGCTGAGAAGCCTGCCCAAGTTGGGACGGGCACTGCCAGTTCTCTCCATCCTGGACGTGTCCTTCAACGAGCTGACCTCATTGCCTTCTGATACTCTGCATGGCCTGAGCCGCCTCCAAGAGCTCTATCTGCGCGGAAACCAGCTGAGGACTCTGCCCCCTGAGCTCCTGGTGCCCACGCCCCACCTGAAGAAGCTCAGCCTGGCTGAAAACGACTTGCAAGAGCTGCCCCCTGAGCTTCTAAAAGGGTTGGAGGAACTTGACACCCTCTACCTCCAAAAGAACAGGCTGCGCACAATACCAACGGACTTCTTTGGGATGCTCCTCCTGCCTTACGCTTTTTTCCATAACAACTCCTGGTCCTGTGACTGTGGGATCCTCTATTTCAGCCGCTGGCTGCAGGACAACCCCAGCAACGTGTACGTATGGGAGGAGGATGTGGACATTAAGGCCATGACCCCCGATGTGAAGAGCGTTCGATGTGTCAATATGAATGGCATGTACGTCTACAACTTCTTGGGTGATGGCTGCAACATCCCTGGTGACAGGGACAACCTGGAGTACGATGAATATGAAGACAAAGACGAACAGGAGGTATCTGTTGTGAACACTGTAAGCAGCCTCTCTAGCCACACCACGCACTGGGACCTGCTCTATTTAACATCGCCTACTTCGCCAGGCAGTCAAGTGTCCTCCTTGCCTCCAGTTAAGAAATTGACCACGACCCCGATTACTATAGACTCCATCACCTCCTCCAAAACTCTAAACCCCACTACTGAGCCCCCCACAACCCCAACCACTCCAGAATCCACAACCCCGACCACCCCAGAGCCCACAATCCCGACCACCCCAGAGCCCACAACCCCGACCACCCCAGAGCCCACTACCCCGACCACCCCAGAGCCCACTACCCCAACCACCCCAGAGCCCACAACCCCGACCACCCCAGAGCCCACAACCCCGACCACCCCAGAGCCCACAATCCCGACCACTCCAGAGCCCATTACCCCGACCACCCCAGAGCCCACAACCCCGACCACCCCAGAGCCCACAACCCCGACCACCCCAGAACCCACAACTCCGACCACCCTAGAGCCCACTACCCCGACCACCCCAGAACCCATAAGTGAGACTTTACAACCAACCATATTCTTAACCTCCACAGAATCCATTTCACTCCCCACTATCTTGGAATCCACCATAACCATCATCTCTGAATCTGACAACCCCTGGAAAGTCCAGGGATTGGCTAGTTCCAGTAACAACCCTGTTCTCAGCTCTGACTCTTGCTGTCTGTTCCTGGGCTTCTATATCTTGGGTCTCCTCTGGCTTCTCGTTGCCTCTGTGATCCTCATCCTGCTGCTGTGCTGGGTCCAGCAGGTGAAGCCATGGGCCCTGGCCACGGCCACCCACACGGCGCACCTGGAGCTGCAGAGGGGAAGGCAGGTGATGGTACACCGGGCCTggctgcttttcttccaaggcttaCTTCCCACTTTCCGCTCTAGCCTTTTCCTGTGGGTGCGGCCTAATGGCCGCATGGGGCCTCTGCAGGCAGGTCGGCGGCCTTCGGCCCTGAGCCTGGGTCGTGGTGGGGATCTGTTGGGGACAGTGGGTGTTAGGTACTCTGGCCACAGCCTCTGA